One genomic region from Candidatus Omnitrophota bacterium encodes:
- a CDS encoding DUF3108 domain-containing protein, giving the protein MNGSKIRNSKFETLILKFIVILTAFTMAGCGTLARYKQIETVTLEDKEVEIELKEAKPELRIGEKLTYEIYWMKMPVGIVVTEIKEMVELNGRQAYRLVGSARSNKWLNFLFKVDDYMESFLDKETLLSIRHTAVRKEGKYSAYLVLDYDWDNKIVKFQNLKDGTNKTFPLPTEAVDEFSAFYCFRLKEITTEKPLEFTVNQVEKNWLLKIAITSFGKMNLPGVGVFDAFMAEPVPQLGEKTFDKGSAWVWLSNDENRIPLMMKVHMNIPVVGTVVAVLQKIE; this is encoded by the coding sequence ATGAACGGTTCTAAAATCCGAAATTCTAAATTCGAAACTCTAATTTTAAAATTTATAGTAATACTTACTGCTTTTACAATGGCTGGTTGTGGAACACTGGCGAGGTATAAACAGATAGAAACCGTTACCTTAGAAGATAAAGAGGTGGAGATAGAGCTCAAAGAAGCAAAACCCGAATTAAGAATAGGGGAAAAACTTACTTATGAAATTTACTGGATGAAGATGCCCGTTGGTATCGTGGTCACAGAGATAAAAGAGATGGTAGAGCTAAATGGACGTCAGGCTTATCGCCTCGTGGGTAGTGCTCGTTCAAATAAATGGCTCAATTTTCTCTTTAAGGTTGATGATTATATGGAATCTTTTCTGGACAAAGAAACCCTTCTAAGCATAAGACATACGGCGGTAAGAAAGGAAGGGAAATATAGTGCGTATTTAGTTTTAGATTACGATTGGGATAATAAAATTGTGAAATTTCAGAATTTAAAAGACGGAACAAATAAGACTTTTCCTCTTCCCACCGAAGCAGTTGATGAATTCAGTGCTTTTTATTGTTTTCGTCTGAAGGAAATTACTACCGAAAAGCCTCTGGAATTTACAGTAAATCAGGTGGAAAAGAATTGGTTACTTAAGATAGCTATTACCAGCTTTGGCAAGATGAATCTTCCGGGGGTGGGTGTTTTTGATGCTTTTATGGCGGAGCCCGTTCCTCAATTGGGGGAGAAAACTTTTGACAAAGGAAGTGCCTGGGTTTGGTTAAGTAATGACGAAAACAGAATTCCCCTGATGATGAAAGTGCACATGAACATTCCTGTGGTAGGCACGGTGGTAGCGGTTTTGCAAAAGATAGAGTAA
- the waaF gene encoding lipopolysaccharide heptosyltransferase II — MRKVKKILMISLSNIGDVILTTPVLEHLKENFPQALFDILVGPRGKEVLEKDRKISNLFFYNKKSSLKEKTSLIKKLRQERYDLVVDLRHTLIPLLIHPRYKTSLLRNSNKNSLHMRDKHLKVIEKLGLTIYPHLKLPRVHFEKQDQDYVEHLLREACIEKSDILIVIAPAARSSTKRWELKNFIEVGRRLRDECKTKIILVGSQDDFLIAQEIKNNLGDGVFNFSGKTTIPQLVVLLKMARVLITNDSAVLHCGSAVNIPTIAIFGPTDPIKYGPLSGNFFVLRRLLSCVPCEKAQCRYGHRKCLELVKPWEVVEAAKKLLITDYRLLVSKQDYKRILVIRTDRIGDVVLSTPVIKNLRDSFPQSFLAMMVSSYTQEIVEGNPYLDEVIVYDKRGKDRSLLDTLKFITKIRKYRFDLALILHPTNRVHIISFLAGIPKRVGYKKKWGFLNTKRIEEKKYLGEKHELDYNLDLLNYLGIAKCDRSLFFPISKDADEKVDLLLKENGLESNNFVVVHPGASCPSKIWPAENFASVSDRMIKDYGMKVLIVVAKKDAYLANRVKNFMQYSPTFVFVDFSLKELASLLKRAKLFISNDSGPVHIAVAVKTPVISIFGRKQAGLGPKRWGPLGEKDIVLHKDVGCVKCLAHNCKIGFKCIRSITSEEVIEAVSKILDSDYSNTKNSATKVSKLAQKCGEIDGVA; from the coding sequence ATGAGAAAAGTTAAGAAAATTTTGATGATAAGCTTAAGTAATATTGGAGATGTTATTTTGACTACTCCGGTTCTTGAACATTTAAAGGAAAATTTTCCCCAGGCATTGTTTGATATTCTCGTTGGGCCGAGAGGGAAAGAGGTTTTGGAGAAGGATAGAAAAATAAGTAACTTATTTTTCTATAATAAAAAATCTTCCCTAAAAGAAAAAACTTCTTTAATTAAGAAATTGCGTCAGGAGCGATACGACTTGGTAGTAGATTTACGCCATACTCTCATCCCTCTCTTGATTCACCCGCGATATAAAACCTCTTTATTAAGAAACAGTAATAAAAATAGCCTGCATATGCGGGATAAGCATTTAAAAGTCATAGAAAAATTGGGATTGACGATTTATCCCCACCTTAAACTTCCCAGAGTGCATTTTGAAAAACAAGACCAAGATTATGTAGAACATCTTTTAAGAGAGGCCTGTATTGAGAAAAGTGACATTTTGATAGTTATTGCTCCCGCTGCACGTAGCTCGACGAAACGTTGGGAACTAAAAAACTTCATAGAAGTAGGCCGGAGGTTAAGGGATGAATGCAAAACTAAAATTATTCTTGTAGGTTCTCAAGATGATTTCTTAATTGCTCAAGAGATAAAGAATAATCTTGGAGATGGCGTTTTTAACTTTTCGGGTAAAACTACCATTCCCCAGCTTGTAGTTTTATTGAAGATGGCAAGGGTTTTAATCACCAATGATTCCGCCGTGCTTCATTGCGGTTCTGCTGTAAATATTCCCACCATTGCCATTTTTGGACCAACCGATCCCATAAAATACGGACCGCTGTCGGGGAATTTTTTTGTCTTACGCAGATTATTGTCCTGCGTTCCTTGCGAGAAAGCACAATGTAGGTATGGACATCGGAAATGCTTAGAATTGGTCAAACCCTGGGAAGTAGTTGAGGCAGCAAAGAAATTACTGATTACTGATTACCGATTACTGGTTAGCAAACAGGATTATAAGCGTATTCTGGTGATCCGCACCGATAGAATTGGTGATGTAGTTTTGTCCACACCGGTTATTAAAAATCTCAGAGACAGTTTTCCTCAGAGTTTTCTGGCGATGATGGTTAGTTCTTATACTCAAGAGATTGTAGAAGGCAATCCCTACTTAGATGAGGTAATTGTCTATGATAAAAGGGGAAAAGACCGTTCTTTACTGGATACTTTAAAATTTATAACTAAAATAAGAAAATATCGTTTTGATTTAGCTTTAATTCTACATCCTACAAATCGTGTCCATATCATTTCTTTTCTCGCAGGAATTCCTAAAAGGGTTGGCTATAAAAAGAAATGGGGTTTTTTAAATACCAAGCGGATAGAGGAGAAAAAATACTTAGGAGAAAAACACGAGTTGGATTACAATTTAGACCTTTTAAATTATTTAGGAATCGCTAAATGCGATAGGTCCTTATTTTTCCCCATTAGTAAAGATGCGGATGAAAAAGTTGATTTATTGCTAAAGGAAAATGGTTTAGAAAGTAATAATTTTGTAGTCGTTCATCCCGGAGCAAGTTGCCCTTCCAAAATCTGGCCTGCGGAAAATTTTGCTTCCGTTTCTGATAGAATGATAAAAGATTACGGGATGAAGGTCTTGATTGTTGTAGCTAAAAAAGATGCTTACTTGGCTAACAGAGTAAAAAATTTTATGCAATACAGTCCTACGTTTGTTTTTGTAGATTTTTCCCTTAAGGAACTCGCTTCGCTTTTAAAGAGAGCGAAGTTATTTATTTCCAATGATAGTGGACCGGTGCACATTGCGGTAGCAGTAAAAACGCCGGTAATCAGTATTTTTGGAAGAAAACAGGCGGGTTTAGGTCCAAAACGCTGGGGGCCATTAGGCGAAAAAGATATTGTTTTGCATAAAGATGTGGGTTGTGTTAAATGTCTTGCACATAATTGTAAAATTGGGTTTAAATGTATTAGGTCAATCACTTCCGAGGAAGTTATAGAGGCGGTAAGTAAAATTCTTGATAGCGATTATTCAAATACTAAAAACTCCGCCACAAAAGTTAGTAAACTTGCCCAAAAATGTGGCGAGATTGATGGAGTTGCTTAA
- the waaF gene encoding lipopolysaccharide heptosyltransferase II, giving the protein MKNILIINVNWLGDVLFSTPFIRAVRNKYPDAHLACMIVPRCKEILEGNPYLDELIIYDEEGEYSSLLGKLQFISLLRSKKFDEVYLLHRSLTRTLITALAKIPKRCGYVTKKRKLFLTHKVEIPKGDLHRVEYFLNLAHALDMPIDKMGYDFFIPSEVETYIEKFLEDNGITKGTPFIVLNPGANWFLKRWPPKYFGILGDMLTKKMKAKVVISGADKDSELAQEIAEYMETKPVIATGKTTLKQLGGLFKRTELIVTNDTGPLHIAVAVGAKVLALFGPTASKITGPYGPGKYRVIQKDVGCTVPCYHLKCKDNRCMKSITPDEVFAEVKKLVSND; this is encoded by the coding sequence ATGAAAAACATTCTTATTATTAATGTTAACTGGCTGGGAGATGTTTTATTCTCTACTCCCTTTATCCGTGCAGTGAGGAACAAATATCCCGATGCTCATTTGGCTTGTATGATTGTTCCTCGCTGTAAGGAAATTCTCGAAGGCAATCCTTATCTTGATGAACTGATTATTTATGATGAGGAAGGGGAATACTCTTCGCTCTTAGGCAAGTTGCAGTTTATAAGTCTATTGCGTTCCAAAAAGTTTGATGAGGTGTATTTGCTCCATCGTTCTCTTACGCGCACTCTAATCACTGCGCTGGCTAAAATTCCCAAACGCTGTGGGTATGTTACAAAAAAAAGGAAATTGTTTCTTACCCATAAGGTTGAAATTCCTAAAGGCGACTTACATCGCGTGGAATATTTTCTCAATTTAGCTCATGCCTTAGATATGCCCATCGATAAAATGGGCTATGATTTTTTTATTCCTTCTGAAGTGGAAACTTATATAGAAAAATTCTTAGAAGATAATGGCATAACTAAAGGCACTCCCTTTATCGTCCTCAATCCAGGGGCAAACTGGTTTTTGAAACGCTGGCCACCCAAATATTTCGGAATTTTGGGAGACATGTTGACTAAAAAAATGAAGGCAAAAGTTGTGATTAGTGGAGCAGATAAAGATTCAGAGCTTGCTCAGGAGATTGCAGAGTATATGGAGACAAAACCCGTTATTGCCACCGGTAAGACCACCCTTAAACAGTTGGGTGGATTATTTAAACGAACGGAATTAATTGTAACCAATGATACAGGACCTCTCCACATTGCCGTTGCCGTGGGAGCAAAAGTGTTAGCTTTGTTTGGGCCCACCGCAAGCAAAATCACTGGACCCTATGGACCGGGTAAATATCGGGTAATTCAAAAAGATGTAGGATGTACTGTCCCTTGTTATCATTTAAAATGCAAAGATAATCGTTGTATGAAATCCATTACGCCTGATGAGGTGTTTGCAGAAGTAAAGAAATTAGTAAGTAATGACTAG
- a CDS encoding glycosyltransferase family 4 protein encodes MKILLLTNHLNAGGITTYVLSLAKGLKEKGHLVKVASRGGEKLDVLKSLGIEHIFLNIFTKSEISPKIFWAKRNLCSILEKEGMDLLHAQTRLTRVISRYVQKRLNLPFVSTAHGFYKKRISHKIFPHWGKGVIAISKAVEKHLKVKFGLEGIKIKVIYNGVEMGSFKKSEKEINGLRNNFGLSRGPVIGIISRLAEIKGHFYLIRAMKYVLEKIPSAQLLIVGEGKIRNLLLRLIKDLEMEKSVFLVSSISDKSLIFSLMDIFVLPSLEEGLGMVLLEAMAFGIPVVASNTGGISEIIQDGENGLLVLPRDEKGLGEAICRILEDDTLKNKLVFKGKQTIEEKFTLDNMVKETEDFYREILTF; translated from the coding sequence ATGAAAATACTCTTGCTTACTAATCATCTAAATGCCGGTGGGATCACTACCTATGTTCTTTCATTGGCTAAAGGTTTAAAAGAAAAAGGTCATTTGGTTAAAGTAGCTTCGAGGGGAGGGGAGAAATTAGACGTATTAAAATCATTGGGTATTGAGCACATTTTTCTGAACATTTTTACTAAATCCGAAATAAGTCCAAAGATTTTCTGGGCAAAAAGAAATCTTTGTTCAATCTTGGAGAAAGAAGGAATGGATTTATTACACGCGCAAACCAGACTTACGCGTGTAATATCTAGGTATGTTCAAAAGAGGTTAAATCTCCCTTTTGTTTCTACCGCTCACGGTTTTTATAAAAAACGAATCAGTCACAAAATTTTCCCCCATTGGGGAAAGGGAGTGATTGCCATAAGTAAGGCAGTGGAAAAGCACCTCAAAGTTAAATTTGGGTTAGAGGGAATTAAAATAAAGGTGATTTATAACGGTGTAGAAATGGGGAGTTTTAAAAAAAGCGAAAAAGAGATAAATGGATTGAGAAATAACTTTGGTTTAAGCAGGGGTCCGGTGATTGGTATCATTTCTCGCCTTGCTGAAATTAAAGGGCATTTTTATCTTATCCGAGCGATGAAATATGTTCTTGAAAAAATCCCCTCTGCACAATTACTTATCGTGGGTGAGGGAAAAATTAGAAATTTGCTTTTGAGATTAATTAAAGATTTGGAAATGGAAAAAAGTGTATTTTTAGTATCTTCTATTTCGGATAAATCTTTGATTTTTTCTCTTATGGATATTTTTGTTTTACCTTCATTAGAAGAGGGTTTAGGGATGGTGCTTTTGGAAGCGATGGCCTTCGGTATTCCGGTAGTTGCTTCAAATACTGGAGGGATATCTGAGATAATTCAGGACGGAGAAAATGGTTTACTTGTTTTACCGCGTGATGAGAAAGGCTTAGGAGAAGCAATCTGTAGGATATTGGAGGATGATACTCTAAAGAACAAACTTGTATTTAAAGGTAAGCAGACAATAGAAGAGAAGTTTACCCTTGATAATATGGTAAAAGAAACAGAAGATTTTTATCGCGAGATATTAACCTTCTAA
- the waaF gene encoding lipopolysaccharide heptosyltransferase II, whose product MNILQLLPQLNEGGVERGTVDLTKFLVQNGHRAIVISKGGRLVKELRENGVIHYTLPVHEKFIFTIIRMIFKVARILEQEKIDIVHARSRVPAWIGYFAYRLYLSRSAKKDLLNWMVFLTTCHGYYKRHLFSHIMKWGKYVIVVSSVIGKHMRNHFGVPFYRLRLIHRGVDLNLFQYKEPKSDLKDGCKVGMIGRITPLKGHTDFLKAMAKVVRIVPKVKVVIAGEVSPGRREYKRELDLLIRQLGLERYVEFVGHIDNIVELLHSLDLLVLATTTHEAFGRVLIEAGACGVPVVATQVGGVMDIIKDKVNGLLVSPGNPPELAEAITKLLRERGLAREFAQKARKYVEIDFSLRKMTEQTLLVYKDALQVLRILIIKYSALGDVVLAIPSIRAIKKHFPQARITVLTSRQAREMIAKLPYVDDVVIIDKNRYQSRFQMLKEIGKILRNDVFDLVIDLQNNKTSHLLSYLSLSPRRIGYDNGKFSFLLNYRLKDTKETISPLEHQFRLLNSFGIKCEDKRLELFIDQRDEEYIDNFLNNNWLSASQILVGMNIGASSRWFSKRWPLERFAYLAEELSSKGIRIIITGTEEDREEIKRNQVLLRTKPINTCGRTTISQLAALIKRCAVYITGDSCPLHLAMAVDTPTVALFGPTDYRKHIAYPKDNLIVIHKKIFCGPCYRPACKDYECMRRITVQEVADAVIKLLRVRFPSLS is encoded by the coding sequence ATGAATATTTTACAACTTTTACCCCAACTTAATGAAGGCGGAGTAGAAAGGGGTACCGTTGACCTGACGAAGTTCCTCGTCCAGAATGGGCATAGAGCGATAGTTATTTCTAAGGGTGGACGATTGGTGAAGGAATTGAGGGAAAATGGTGTTATCCATTATACTTTACCCGTCCATGAGAAATTTATCTTTACGATAATACGTATGATTTTTAAAGTGGCGAGAATATTAGAGCAGGAAAAAATAGATATAGTTCATGCTCGCTCACGTGTTCCCGCTTGGATAGGATATTTTGCCTATCGTTTATATCTTTCACGCTCTGCAAAAAAAGATTTGCTTAATTGGATGGTTTTTCTTACTACCTGCCATGGTTATTACAAAAGACATCTATTCAGCCACATAATGAAATGGGGTAAATATGTGATTGTGGTTAGTTCCGTTATTGGCAAGCATATGCGTAACCATTTCGGCGTTCCTTTCTATCGACTCAGACTCATTCATCGGGGAGTAGATTTGAACTTATTCCAATACAAAGAACCGAAATCGGACCTGAAAGATGGCTGTAAAGTGGGGATGATTGGGAGGATTACTCCCCTCAAGGGTCATACCGATTTCTTAAAAGCCATGGCGAAAGTAGTAAGAATTGTTCCTAAAGTAAAAGTTGTTATTGCTGGTGAGGTTTCTCCAGGGAGAAGAGAGTATAAACGCGAATTGGATTTACTCATTAGACAACTGGGGCTTGAGCGGTATGTGGAATTTGTAGGACACATAGATAACATTGTGGAATTATTACATAGTTTAGACCTTCTTGTTTTGGCCACCACAACCCATGAGGCTTTTGGAAGGGTGCTTATTGAAGCAGGTGCCTGCGGAGTACCGGTGGTAGCTACGCAGGTAGGCGGGGTTATGGACATAATAAAGGATAAAGTAAATGGACTTTTAGTTTCTCCAGGCAATCCTCCTGAACTGGCGGAAGCGATTACGAAACTTTTGCGAGAAAGAGGATTGGCGAGGGAATTTGCTCAAAAAGCAAGGAAATATGTAGAAATTGATTTTTCTTTGAGGAAAATGACCGAACAGACTCTTTTGGTTTATAAGGATGCTTTGCAAGTGTTGAGGATTTTAATAATTAAATATAGTGCTTTGGGAGATGTTGTTTTAGCAATACCCAGCATTCGCGCAATAAAAAAACATTTTCCTCAGGCACGCATTACTGTTTTGACTAGTAGACAAGCACGGGAAATGATTGCAAAACTTCCTTATGTTGATGATGTAGTTATTATTGACAAGAATCGCTATCAAAGCCGTTTTCAAATGTTAAAGGAAATAGGGAAAATACTCCGCAATGATGTTTTTGATTTGGTAATCGACCTGCAGAATAATAAAACAAGTCACCTTTTGTCTTATCTTTCGCTTTCTCCACGGAGGATTGGTTATGATAACGGAAAATTTTCTTTCCTTTTGAATTATCGTCTAAAGGATACTAAAGAGACGATTTCTCCACTTGAACACCAATTCAGGTTATTAAATAGTTTTGGTATAAAATGTGAGGACAAGCGATTAGAGTTATTTATTGACCAGAGAGACGAAGAATACATTGATAATTTTTTAAATAATAACTGGCTCTCTGCCTCCCAGATTTTAGTAGGGATGAATATCGGCGCGAGTTCGCGTTGGTTTTCTAAACGCTGGCCCTTAGAGAGATTTGCTTATTTAGCAGAAGAACTTTCTTCAAAAGGGATACGGATAATTATAACGGGTACGGAAGAAGATAGAGAGGAGATAAAACGCAATCAGGTTCTACTCCGTACCAAGCCCATAAATACTTGTGGCAGAACTACCATTTCACAGTTGGCTGCGCTTATAAAGCGTTGTGCAGTTTATATTACCGGAGACTCCTGTCCGCTTCATCTGGCTATGGCAGTAGATACTCCCACGGTGGCTTTATTTGGGCCCACTGACTACCGTAAACACATTGCTTATCCTAAAGATAACCTTATTGTAATACATAAAAAAATATTCTGTGGCCCTTGCTATAGGCCTGCCTGTAAAGATTATGAATGTATGCGGAGGATTACGGTGCAAGAGGTTGCCGATGCGGTTATTAAATTGTTGAGAGTAAGATTTCCCTCATTATCATAA
- a CDS encoding mitochondrial fission ELM1 family protein has protein sequence MPIKVSLFFARCLGTILYYLLAKRAKLAYLNLKLALEGHLSMERRRGIVKELFRNLSMNLIEFLYFPRINQRYVDKYIKIIGEDKIKKVLQRGKGLIFLTAHFGNWELSSLVAQIKGYPMVVLARQQKPHRLNELLNHYRGRLGAKVVVRGSFMRDILSSLRKNNIVGILGDQKSGKSGMLVELFSLLAWTPSGVVEISRHTGAGVLPVFIIREDGPYHRIEVGDELPIEKEDKYFLRQFHIILEKYIEKYPHQWLWFHHRWKGSPNRRIIILSDGKAGHLNQARALANMVREVWEERFAVLSDDQKNNLLEIREIEISFRNLFARYLINVLGFFARDNCRGCLRCLRVCLRKESYNQVVSLHGDIIISCGVNLSAVNLFLAEENRAKSIVIMKPGLVSLKRFDLAVIPFHDQPRKLRNIAVTHTALNLINEKTMEEGKKNLKEAGFILKNDRLKIGVLIGGETKNYTLTEEVIDKVIDELIGLTRIRGIELLVTTSRRTSPQIDNLIKKRLLGTSICPLLIIANEKNIEKAVGGILGLADVVVVSGESISMVSEALSSKKPVVVFEAEKKGLKIDTKQERFLGNLEACGYISLVSPAEVGEEIVSILQKPHIKDFFEDRAYLYGKIKNLIT, from the coding sequence ATGCCTATTAAGGTTTCTCTTTTCTTTGCTCGTTGTCTGGGCACAATATTGTATTACCTTCTGGCGAAGAGAGCAAAGTTGGCGTATCTAAATTTGAAATTAGCCCTCGAGGGACATCTATCTATGGAACGGAGAAGAGGGATAGTAAAAGAATTATTTCGTAATCTTTCAATGAATTTAATAGAGTTTCTCTATTTTCCACGCATAAATCAACGGTATGTAGATAAATACATAAAGATAATTGGAGAAGACAAAATCAAAAAGGTCTTACAGAGGGGTAAAGGATTAATTTTTCTCACCGCTCATTTTGGTAACTGGGAACTTTCTTCGTTGGTAGCTCAGATAAAAGGATATCCGATGGTAGTTTTAGCCCGTCAACAGAAACCTCACCGTTTAAATGAACTGCTTAATCATTATCGGGGGCGATTGGGAGCAAAGGTAGTTGTGCGTGGTTCGTTTATGCGCGATATTTTGAGCAGTTTAAGAAAAAACAATATTGTAGGCATCCTCGGAGACCAGAAATCAGGAAAAAGCGGTATGCTGGTAGAGTTGTTTTCTCTTTTAGCGTGGACGCCTTCGGGGGTAGTAGAGATAAGCCGTCATACAGGGGCGGGTGTCCTTCCAGTGTTTATAATAAGAGAGGACGGTCCATATCATCGTATTGAAGTTGGAGATGAGTTGCCGATAGAAAAAGAGGATAAATATTTTTTAAGACAATTTCACATTATTCTTGAAAAATACATAGAGAAATATCCTCATCAGTGGCTCTGGTTTCACCATCGTTGGAAAGGTAGCCCAAACAGGAGAATTATCATTCTCTCCGATGGTAAAGCGGGGCATCTTAACCAAGCAAGGGCCCTGGCTAATATGGTTAGAGAGGTTTGGGAAGAAAGATTTGCAGTTTTATCTGATGACCAAAAGAATAACCTGTTGGAAATTAGGGAGATAGAAATCAGTTTTAGAAACCTCTTTGCAAGATATCTAATCAATGTATTAGGTTTTTTTGCGCGTGATAATTGTCGTGGATGCTTGAGATGTTTAAGAGTATGTTTAAGGAAAGAATCTTATAACCAAGTTGTTTCTTTACATGGCGATATAATTATTTCCTGTGGGGTAAATCTTTCTGCAGTTAATTTGTTTCTTGCGGAGGAAAACCGAGCCAAAAGTATTGTAATTATGAAACCCGGATTAGTATCTCTTAAAAGATTTGATTTGGCGGTTATTCCTTTCCATGACCAGCCACGGAAGTTGCGCAATATTGCCGTTACGCATACGGCGCTTAATTTAATTAATGAGAAGACAATGGAAGAGGGAAAAAAGAATTTAAAAGAAGCGGGTTTTATTTTGAAAAACGATAGATTAAAAATTGGGGTTTTAATCGGAGGAGAAACAAAAAACTACACTTTAACTGAGGAAGTGATAGATAAGGTAATAGATGAGTTAATAGGGTTAACTAGAATTAGGGGAATAGAATTATTGGTTACTACCTCCCGCAGAACATCTCCCCAAATAGACAACTTGATTAAAAAGAGACTTCTTGGAACTTCAATTTGTCCTCTCTTAATAATTGCTAATGAAAAAAACATCGAAAAAGCGGTTGGGGGTATTTTGGGATTAGCGGATGTTGTGGTTGTTTCCGGAGAGAGCATTTCCATGGTCTCAGAGGCATTGAGTTCTAAGAAGCCCGTGGTTGTTTTTGAGGCTGAGAAAAAGGGATTAAAAATCGATACAAAACAGGAAAGATTCTTAGGAAATCTGGAAGCTTGTGGTTATATAAGTTTGGTAAGTCCAGCTGAGGTTGGAGAAGAGATAGTATCAATTTTACAAAAGCCACATATAAAAGATTTTTTTGAGGACAGAGCATACCTTTATGGTAAAATAAAAAATCTAATAACCTGA
- the lpxK gene encoding tetraacyldisaccharide 4'-kinase has translation MVRYRVRNYIYKVITDKKYSFIANLIKFIFLVISFVYLFFIKLILFLYDKNLCKRKSFDAKVVSIGNITWGGTGKTPLVESITRYFRTQGNRVVILSRGYGGHKYFKLPTDEILLLSHKLADIPIVVDSNRKRGINKALQEYHADIVILDDGFQQWGIKKDLEIVVIDGINPFGNGWLIPRGILREPISSLKRADFFVINKTDLVKEKSSLDRLKYELERINHRAQIFNAIYLPQFLQNLANGEKKDLSIIKGKDVCIFSGIASPQSFKFTVEKLGGNIKLVFEFLDHYCYKEPDLLKIFSSCIGNGVKILLTTEKDAVRLTPLLEIIKKYSNTLHLFSLAVEMKILESEIFYGRLSTLHNG, from the coding sequence ATGGTGCGCTACAGGGTTAGAAATTATATTTACAAGGTAATTACCGATAAAAAATATTCTTTTATAGCAAATTTAATTAAATTCATCTTTTTAGTTATTTCTTTTGTTTATCTTTTCTTCATCAAGCTGATTTTATTTTTATATGACAAAAATTTATGTAAGAGGAAATCTTTTGATGCTAAAGTAGTGAGCATCGGTAATATTACCTGGGGAGGAACGGGAAAGACTCCCCTCGTGGAAAGTATAACAAGATATTTTAGAACCCAAGGAAACCGTGTAGTTATATTGTCACGCGGATACGGTGGACATAAATACTTTAAATTACCTACCGATGAAATACTTTTGCTATCGCATAAATTAGCTGATATTCCCATTGTTGTTGACTCTAACCGTAAGAGAGGCATAAATAAAGCTTTACAAGAATACCACGCCGATATAGTTATTTTGGACGATGGATTTCAACAGTGGGGAATAAAGAAAGATTTAGAAATAGTTGTTATCGACGGTATTAACCCTTTTGGTAATGGCTGGCTTATCCCCCGCGGTATTTTACGGGAGCCGATTTCTTCTTTAAAGAGGGCTGATTTTTTTGTTATTAACAAGACGGATTTGGTGAAAGAAAAAAGTAGTTTAGATAGGCTGAAATACGAGTTAGAGAGAATTAATCATAGGGCTCAAATTTTTAATGCCATTTATCTCCCTCAATTTTTACAGAATTTAGCCAATGGGGAGAAGAAAGATTTAAGTATTATAAAAGGAAAAGATGTGTGTATATTCTCAGGGATAGCTTCACCTCAATCTTTTAAATTTACAGTAGAGAAATTGGGGGGCAATATAAAATTGGTTTTTGAATTCTTGGACCATTATTGCTATAAAGAGCCTGATTTACTTAAGATTTTTTCTTCTTGTATTGGAAATGGCGTTAAAATTTTACTCACTACCGAAAAAGATGCGGTGAGATTAACTCCCTTGCTTGAGATTATAAAAAAATATTCTAATACTTTGCATCTTTTTAGTTTAGCAGTGGAAATGAAAATTTTAGAATCTGAGATATTTTATGGTCGATTATCTACTTTACATAACGGTTAG